In Nitrosophilus labii, the following proteins share a genomic window:
- the istB gene encoding IS21-like element helper ATPase IstB: MSSNKSIQKKSISYEAASIDERIKEYALIFRLPAIQESYSYIAEQSMKENLSYTRFLLKLFEYEYEKKIQRSKETTLRLAGFPKVKTLEMFDFKSSSVDKNMINELSTLRFIDNAENILLIGPSGVGKTHLAIALGYIATQNRIKTRFITAADLLLQLEIAQQAGRLNDYFKKVINIPKLLIIDEFGYIKLNENQANLFFQVINKRYESGSIIITSNLNFTKFKEVLNNDEALTTAILDRLIHHSHILNIQGESYRLKQKRKAGIFTGLNS; the protein is encoded by the coding sequence ATGAGTAGCAATAAATCAATACAAAAAAAGAGCATATCATATGAAGCAGCCTCTATAGATGAAAGAATAAAAGAGTATGCCCTAATTTTCAGATTACCGGCAATACAAGAGAGCTACTCATATATCGCAGAACAGTCTATGAAAGAGAATCTCTCATATACCCGGTTTTTATTGAAACTATTTGAGTATGAGTATGAAAAAAAGATTCAAAGGTCCAAAGAAACCACTCTTAGATTGGCGGGATTTCCAAAGGTTAAAACTTTAGAGATGTTTGACTTTAAAAGCTCATCTGTAGATAAAAATATGATAAATGAACTATCTACTCTAAGGTTTATAGATAATGCCGAAAATATCCTGCTTATTGGTCCAAGCGGTGTAGGAAAAACCCATCTTGCCATAGCCTTGGGATATATAGCAACACAAAATAGAATAAAGACCAGGTTTATTACCGCTGCAGATCTGCTATTGCAGCTTGAAATAGCCCAGCAGGCAGGCAGATTGAACGACTATTTTAAAAAAGTGATAAATATCCCAAAACTCTTGATAATAGATGAATTTGGATATATAAAACTAAATGAAAATCAGGCCAACCTCTTTTTCCAGGTAATCAACAAAAGATACGAGAGCGGCTCGATCATAATCACATCCAATCTTAACTTTACCAAATTCAAGGAGGTACTTAACAATGATGAAGCATTGACTACTGCAATACTTGATAGACTTATTCATCACAGTCATATCTTAAACATTCAGGGTGAAAGCTATAGGCTTAAGCAAAAAAGAAAAGCAGGTATTTTTACAGGGTTAAACAGTTAG
- the istA gene encoding IS21 family transposase, whose product MISYEEFVMIHTLKKQGYSIRGISRITGLDRRTISKRLKEESLKPRKKVVYKSKLDTFKSYIEKRVKEALPDKIPSTVIYREILDMGYEGKGRVVQSFVSDLYKKFMPLKEESIVRFETLPGEQAQVDWTVIKGGKNPIYAFIMILGYSRYTYVCFTDNMRYETFEDCHKKAYSYFGGIPKNILYDNLKSVVIKRNAYGAGKHKFNEKFLDFSRDYGFNPLLCKPYRAKTKGKVERYIGYLKRNFYIPLKAKLKNSSLVIDCKLLNSQIFSWLEITSNRVHSTLKQKPRELFEIEKKALLPLVKTAEPRSSLMIHTKSNSTNKKVFVSIDKNNNFFRKTEYSKEDNKLYLKILDDKVKIEPQTSLKDYEDLLQEAVNE is encoded by the coding sequence ATGATAAGCTATGAGGAGTTTGTAATGATACACACTTTAAAAAAGCAGGGGTACAGCATAAGGGGGATATCGAGAATTACCGGTTTAGATAGAAGAACAATTTCAAAAAGACTCAAGGAAGAGAGTTTGAAACCAAGGAAAAAAGTTGTTTACAAATCGAAGCTCGATACTTTTAAATCGTATATTGAAAAAAGAGTAAAAGAGGCTTTGCCAGATAAAATCCCTTCCACTGTTATTTACAGGGAGATTTTGGATATGGGATATGAAGGAAAAGGAAGAGTTGTTCAAAGCTTTGTAAGTGATTTATATAAAAAGTTTATGCCTTTAAAAGAGGAGAGTATTGTAAGATTTGAGACTTTGCCTGGTGAGCAAGCTCAAGTTGACTGGACAGTTATAAAAGGCGGCAAAAATCCAATATATGCATTTATAATGATACTTGGATACAGCAGATATACATACGTCTGTTTTACGGACAATATGAGATATGAGACATTTGAAGATTGCCATAAAAAAGCATATTCTTACTTTGGCGGAATACCTAAAAATATACTTTATGATAACCTAAAAAGTGTTGTAATAAAAAGAAACGCATATGGAGCAGGAAAACACAAATTTAATGAAAAGTTTCTTGATTTTTCACGAGACTACGGTTTCAATCCACTTCTATGCAAACCATATAGAGCTAAAACGAAAGGGAAAGTTGAAAGATATATAGGATATTTGAAAAGAAACTTCTATATACCCTTAAAAGCAAAGCTGAAAAATTCTTCTCTTGTCATCGATTGTAAGCTTTTAAATTCACAAATATTTAGCTGGCTTGAGATTACAAGTAATAGAGTACATTCTACACTGAAGCAAAAACCGAGAGAACTGTTTGAAATAGAAAAGAAGGCTCTGCTGCCACTTGTAAAAACAGCAGAGCCGAGGAGTTCATTAATGATACATACGAAAAGTAATTCTACAAACAAAAAGGTTTTTGTGTCAATAGATAAAAACAACAACTTTTTTAGAAAAACCGAATATTCAAAAGAGGATAATAAACTTTATTTAAAAATATTGGATGATAAAGTAAAAATAGAACCACAAACCTCTTTGAAAGATTATGAGGATTTGTTACAGGAGGCTGTAAATGAGTAG
- a CDS encoding beta-ketoacyl-ACP synthase III, whose translation MYAAFRSVGSYVPKNVLTNEDLEKIVDTSDEWITKRTGIKTRYIADKEESTSDLGVEAAKVALKRASLRAEDINMIICATISPDYFCMPSTACMIAKKLGVSNIPAFDISAACSGFIYALAMARSFIESNMSKNILIIGAEKLSAIVDYSDRTTCVLFGDGAGAAVIGATKNKEEAIVDINISSDGNYYDYLITPGCGSNKPCSEETLEEHACFMKMKGNETFKVAVKTLTNDVIEILEKNGIESEKIDHFIPHQANYRILNAVAQALKLKESQVVITVSKYGNTSSASIPMAMNDLYEEGKLKVGDLMLLDAFGGGFTWGSAIVPFSPSN comes from the coding sequence GTGTATGCTGCTTTTAGGTCTGTCGGCTCTTATGTACCTAAAAATGTTTTAACAAATGAGGATTTAGAAAAAATTGTTGATACTTCTGATGAATGGATTACTAAAAGAACTGGAATCAAAACAAGATATATAGCAGATAAAGAAGAGTCAACAAGTGATTTGGGTGTAGAAGCAGCAAAAGTTGCCTTAAAAAGAGCCTCCTTGAGGGCTGAAGATATTAACATGATTATTTGTGCAACTATTTCTCCTGACTATTTCTGTATGCCTTCGACAGCATGTATGATTGCAAAAAAACTAGGAGTTTCAAATATACCAGCATTTGATATAAGTGCTGCATGCAGTGGATTTATATATGCATTAGCAATGGCTAGGTCCTTTATAGAATCTAATATGTCTAAAAATATTCTTATAATAGGTGCAGAAAAATTAAGTGCAATAGTAGATTATAGTGATAGAACAACATGCGTCCTTTTTGGTGACGGTGCGGGGGCTGCAGTAATTGGAGCTACCAAAAATAAAGAGGAAGCTATTGTAGATATTAATATCTCTTCTGACGGTAATTATTATGATTATCTTATAACTCCAGGTTGTGGCTCAAACAAACCTTGTAGCGAAGAAACTCTCGAAGAGCATGCTTGTTTTATGAAAATGAAAGGCAACGAGACTTTTAAAGTTGCCGTTAAGACACTAACTAATGATGTTATTGAAATATTAGAAAAAAATGGTATAGAAAGCGAAAAAATCGATCATTTTATTCCACATCAGGCAAACTATAGAATCTTAAATGCAGTTGCGCAGGCTTTAAAACTAAAAGAGTCACAAGTAGTTATAACTGTATCAAAGTATGGCAATACCTCTTCTGCCTCAATTCCAATGGCGATGAATGATTTATATGAAGAAGGGAAACTTAAAGTCGGTGATTTGATGCTTTTAGATGCTTTCGGCGGCGGGTTTACTTGGGGTAGTGCGATAGTTCCTTTTTCACCTAGTAATTAA
- the plsX gene encoding phosphate acyltransferase PlsX: MITIAIDAMGGDFGPYPIIEGTILALKEKDFKAILVGDKDRILPLMPDIFRDRVYIVEAHDVIDMSDPATDAFKRKDSSIYKAVDLVRNKEADAVVSAGHSGATMSLATLRIGRLKNVSRPAIATLMPTSKNKKSLVLDVGANVDCKPEHLFEFAVMGEAYAKAILKNTNPKVGLLSNGEEKTKGNELTKQTFKLMQKLPSFVGNVEGNNIFDGTVDVVVCDGFTGNIVLKTAEGVAQTIGSFMKYNIKKSPIRMAGALLMKKVFRALKKEIDYSEYGGAPLIGINGCTIISHGKSTPKAIKNAIFQAIRYVESGVNESIENRLQEVL, from the coding sequence ATGATAACGATAGCTATTGACGCGATGGGAGGGGACTTTGGCCCCTATCCTATCATAGAGGGAACTATATTAGCTCTAAAAGAGAAAGACTTCAAAGCTATTTTGGTTGGGGATAAAGATAGAATCTTGCCTCTAATGCCAGACATTTTTAGAGATAGAGTATATATTGTTGAGGCTCATGATGTAATTGATATGAGTGATCCAGCAACGGATGCTTTTAAAAGAAAAGATAGCTCTATCTATAAAGCTGTCGATTTGGTAAGAAATAAAGAGGCGGATGCAGTTGTGTCTGCAGGTCATAGTGGTGCGACAATGAGCCTTGCTACACTTAGAATAGGTAGACTCAAGAATGTAAGTAGACCAGCAATAGCTACACTTATGCCAACTTCTAAAAATAAAAAAAGTTTAGTTTTGGATGTTGGGGCTAATGTGGATTGTAAACCGGAGCATCTTTTTGAATTTGCAGTAATGGGCGAAGCTTATGCAAAAGCTATTTTAAAAAACACAAATCCGAAAGTAGGACTTCTTTCAAACGGAGAAGAAAAGACCAAGGGAAATGAACTAACAAAGCAGACATTTAAACTGATGCAAAAACTTCCTAGTTTTGTCGGAAATGTTGAAGGAAACAACATTTTTGACGGAACTGTTGATGTAGTAGTTTGTGATGGTTTTACAGGAAATATAGTTTTAAAAACTGCTGAAGGAGTGGCACAAACTATTGGAAGTTTTATGAAATATAATATTAAAAAATCGCCTATTAGAATGGCTGGTGCACTCTTGATGAAAAAAGTTTTTAGAGCATTGAAAAAAGAGATAGATTATTCAGAATATGGTGGTGCACCTTTGATTGGTATAAATGGATGTACTATTATTAGCCATGGCAAAAGTACCCCTAAAGCTATAAAAAATGCAATTTTTCAAGCAATACGTTATGTGGAATCAGGTGTTAATGAATCTATAGAAAATAGACTTCAAGAAGTACTTTAA
- the rpmF gene encoding 50S ribosomal protein L32, translated as MAVPKRRVSKTRAAKRRTHYKLSLPRPVKDKDGTWKMPHHINKFTGEYKS; from the coding sequence ATGGCAGTACCAAAAAGACGTGTTAGTAAAACAAGAGCTGCAAAGAGAAGAACACATTACAAGCTAAGCTTGCCAAGACCGGTAAAAGATAAAGATGGAACATGGAAAATGCCTCATCATATAAATAAATTCACCGGAGAATATAAAAGCTAA
- the ndk gene encoding nucleoside-diphosphate kinase codes for MERTLSIIKPDAVAKNVIGKIIDRFESNGLKIAAMKKIQLTKNDAAKFYEVHKERPFFNDLVEYMVSGPVVVMVLEGENAVAKNRELMGATDPKEAAPGTIRADFAESIEANAVHGSDSLENAEKEIRFFFAEREIL; via the coding sequence ATGGAAAGAACGCTTTCTATAATTAAGCCGGATGCTGTGGCTAAAAATGTTATCGGTAAAATTATTGATAGATTTGAAAGCAACGGTTTGAAAATTGCTGCAATGAAAAAGATACAACTTACTAAAAATGATGCTGCTAAATTTTATGAAGTTCATAAAGAGAGACCTTTTTTTAATGATTTGGTTGAGTATATGGTAAGTGGGCCAGTAGTTGTTATGGTGCTTGAGGGTGAAAATGCAGTAGCTAAGAATAGAGAGCTTATGGGTGCTACAGATCCAAAAGAGGCAGCTCCTGGAACAATAAGAGCGGATTTCGCGGAAAGCATAGAAGCAAACGCTGTTCATGGAAGTGATAGTTTGGAAAACGCTGAAAAAGAGATAAGATTTTTTTTTGCTGAGAGGGAAATTTTATAA
- a CDS encoding 4Fe-4S dicluster domain-containing protein — protein MAVKITDICINCGACIDECPVEAIVDDEDNPTGEEIYYVYPDKCVECVGYHDTPACAEACPTEGCIVWDACAEGATCRDDIPAEARENHQPVIE, from the coding sequence ATGGCAGTAAAAATTACAGACATTTGTATCAACTGTGGTGCTTGTATTGATGAGTGTCCTGTTGAAGCGATAGTTGACGATGAGGATAATCCAACTGGTGAAGAGATTTATTATGTATATCCTGATAAATGTGTAGAGTGTGTAGGATATCATGATACTCCTGCTTGCGCTGAAGCTTGTCCAACTGAAGGTTGTATAGTTTGGGATGCTTGCGCTGAAGGTGCTACTTGTAGAGATGATATTCCTGCAGAAGCAAGAGAAAACCATCAACCAGTAATAGAGTAA
- the metK gene encoding methionine adenosyltransferase, which yields MSREFLFTSESVTEGHPDKMADQISDAILDYIIERDKKARVACETLLSNGFCIIAGELKTTTYAPMQEIVREVIREIGYTDALYGFDYRSAGVLNAVGEQSPDINIGVDKESGEIGAGDQGLMFGYACKETPSLMPLPIYLAHKLTMGLAKARKDGTLPFLRPDGKAQVTVKYVDGKPKEVKTVVVSTQHDPDVNYNRLKDAVIEEIIYSAIPKELIADDIEYHINPTGRFVIGGPQGDAGLTGRKIIVDTYGGSCPHGGGAFSGKDPTKVDRSGAYAARYVAKNLVASGVCEKATIQIAYAIGVVEPVSIMVDTHGTAKVDEKKIESCIKEIFDLTPKGIIESLDLFRPIYRKTAVYGHFGRELPEFTWEKTDKVEEIKEYLKL from the coding sequence ATGAGCAGAGAATTTCTTTTTACATCAGAATCAGTTACAGAAGGACATCCGGATAAAATGGCTGATCAGATCAGTGATGCCATACTAGACTATATTATTGAAAGAGATAAAAAAGCAAGAGTAGCATGTGAAACACTTCTTAGTAACGGTTTTTGTATAATTGCTGGAGAGTTGAAAACCACAACTTATGCGCCTATGCAAGAGATTGTTAGAGAAGTGATAAGAGAGATTGGTTATACTGATGCACTGTATGGTTTTGATTATAGAAGTGCAGGTGTATTAAATGCTGTTGGAGAACAATCACCTGATATTAATATTGGAGTAGATAAAGAAAGTGGTGAGATAGGTGCTGGAGATCAGGGCTTAATGTTCGGTTATGCTTGTAAAGAGACGCCTTCTTTGATGCCACTGCCTATATATCTAGCACATAAGTTGACAATGGGGCTTGCAAAAGCTAGAAAAGACGGAACTTTACCATTTTTAAGACCAGATGGTAAGGCGCAAGTTACTGTAAAATATGTTGATGGAAAACCAAAAGAGGTTAAAACAGTAGTTGTTTCAACTCAACATGATCCTGATGTGAATTATAATAGATTAAAAGATGCTGTTATAGAAGAGATTATATATAGCGCGATTCCGAAAGAATTGATAGCAGATGATATAGAGTATCATATAAATCCAACAGGAAGATTTGTTATAGGTGGACCGCAAGGAGATGCGGGTCTTACGGGAAGAAAGATAATCGTAGATACTTATGGAGGAAGTTGTCCTCACGGAGGAGGAGCCTTTAGCGGAAAAGATCCTACAAAAGTTGATAGAAGTGGTGCATATGCGGCAAGATATGTTGCTAAAAATTTGGTAGCAAGCGGAGTGTGCGAAAAGGCAACTATTCAAATAGCATATGCAATAGGTGTGGTTGAACCCGTATCTATTATGGTAGATACTCATGGAACTGCAAAAGTAGATGAAAAAAAGATAGAGTCGTGCATAAAAGAGATATTTGATTTAACTCCAAAAGGAATTATTGAAAGTCTAGACTTGTTTAGACCAATATATAGAAAAACTGCTGTTTATGGGCACTTTGGAAGAGAATTACCAGAGTTCACGTGGGAAAAAACGGATAAAGTTGAAGAAATAAAAGAGTATTTGAAATTATGA
- a CDS encoding peroxiredoxin gives MLVTKKAPDFTAPAVMPDNTIVEDFNLYENIGEKGAVLFFYPLDFTFVCPTELLAFDHRLEEFKKRGINVIGCSVDSQYSHLAWKNTPVEKGGIGNVGYPLVADLTKKIAKDYDVLLEDAGVALRGSFLIDKDGTVRHAVINDLPLGRNIDEMIRMVDAMEFANEYGEVCPAEWEKGKEAMKPTPEGVAEFLAKHADEL, from the coding sequence ATGTTGGTAACAAAAAAAGCGCCAGATTTTACAGCACCTGCTGTAATGCCTGACAATACTATAGTTGAAGATTTCAATCTTTATGAAAATATTGGTGAAAAAGGAGCAGTTCTTTTCTTCTATCCATTAGATTTTACTTTCGTATGCCCTACAGAACTTCTAGCATTCGACCACAGACTTGAAGAGTTCAAAAAAAGAGGCATAAACGTTATTGGATGTTCAGTTGATTCACAATATTCACATTTAGCTTGGAAAAACACACCTGTAGAAAAAGGTGGGATAGGAAACGTAGGATATCCTCTTGTAGCAGATTTGACTAAAAAAATTGCTAAAGACTATGATGTTTTACTTGAAGATGCTGGAGTTGCTTTAAGAGGTAGTTTTTTAATAGATAAAGATGGAACTGTAAGACATGCAGTTATCAACGATCTTCCTCTTGGAAGAAATATCGATGAAATGATCAGAATGGTAGATGCTATGGAGTTCGCCAACGAATATGGCGAAGTATGTCCAGCTGAGTGGGAAAAAGGTAAAGAGGCAATGAAGCCAACCCCAGAAGGTGTTGCCGAATTTTTAGCAAAACACGCAGACGAGCTTTAA
- a CDS encoding Fur family transcriptional regulator produces MGEIIELLKEKKLKATPQRLAILNYLNHKTHPTIEEIFEEIRKSFPSISLATIYKNINTLKDVGIVMELNPGGKLKYDININPHFHGVCEKCGNIEDFYDEDVIKACKDKLKKSMNKNIDRLNITLSMVCEKCAKA; encoded by the coding sequence ATGGGAGAGATTATAGAATTATTAAAGGAAAAAAAACTTAAAGCTACTCCTCAAAGATTAGCTATTTTAAACTACTTAAATCACAAAACACATCCGACTATCGAGGAGATTTTTGAAGAGATTAGAAAGAGTTTTCCTTCAATATCATTAGCAACAATCTATAAAAATATCAATACCTTAAAAGATGTGGGTATTGTGATGGAACTAAACCCCGGAGGGAAACTGAAGTATGATATAAATATCAATCCACACTTTCATGGAGTTTGTGAAAAATGCGGCAATATTGAAGACTTTTATGATGAAGATGTAATTAAAGCTTGTAAAGATAAGTTAAAAAAGAGTATGAATAAAAATATAGATAGATTGAACATTACTTTATCGATGGTTTGTGAGAAGTGTGCCAAAGCGTAA
- the dxs gene encoding 1-deoxy-D-xylulose-5-phosphate synthase, with amino-acid sequence MDIKNYSIQELEELCSQIRKRILEVVSKNGGHLSSTLGAVELIVAMHYVFDSKRDPFIFDVSHQAYAHKLLTDRWDKFDTLRQFGGISGYTKPSESQYDYYVAGHSSTSLSLAVGAAKSIKLKNEDRIPVVLIGDGAMSAGMVYEAMNELGDKKYPVVIILNDNEMSISKPIGAISKYLSQKMASPFYQNIKKRTEKLLSHLPDSATYLAKRFEESLRLITPGILFEELGIEYIGPIDGHDLEGLIETYKIAKDLNKPVIIHAQTLKGKGYKIAEGYYEHWHGVGPFDIKTGKPLKKSNKPSATLLFSNALMDIAKKDEKVVGVTAAMPSGTGLKPLIEEFPDRFWDVGIAEQHAVTSMGPLAKEGFKPFVAIYSTFLQRGYDQVIHDIALMNVPVVFAIDRAGIVGEDGETHQGAFDISYLRAIPNITLFAPRDTKSMKRAVEFAYSFKTPCAFRYPRGSFILDAIFEDTPFELGKSQMLIEDEGEVLFIGYGNGVGRAYETIKLLDFKISLIDLRFVKPLDEEKLTELTRKYKKWFVFSDSVKMGGVASAISEFLFEHGINDVDLTSFEFEDRFLPHGKTEDVERYLGIRPEQIANKIKEEIQG; translated from the coding sequence ATGGATATTAAAAACTACTCCATACAAGAGCTTGAAGAGCTCTGCTCACAGATTAGAAAAAGAATTTTAGAAGTTGTAAGCAAAAATGGCGGACATCTTAGTTCAACGCTTGGTGCTGTGGAACTTATAGTAGCTATGCATTACGTTTTTGATTCAAAGAGAGATCCTTTTATTTTTGATGTTAGTCATCAAGCCTATGCTCATAAACTTTTGACAGATAGATGGGATAAGTTTGATACTTTAAGACAGTTTGGAGGTATAAGCGGTTATACGAAACCTTCTGAATCTCAATATGACTACTATGTTGCCGGCCACAGTTCCACATCTTTATCTTTGGCAGTTGGAGCTGCAAAGTCTATAAAACTTAAAAATGAAGATAGAATACCGGTTGTTTTAATAGGTGATGGTGCTATGAGCGCGGGAATGGTATATGAAGCAATGAATGAGCTTGGAGATAAAAAGTATCCAGTTGTAATTATTTTAAATGATAACGAGATGAGTATCTCAAAACCAATTGGAGCTATTAGTAAATATCTTAGCCAAAAGATGGCAAGCCCTTTTTATCAAAATATAAAAAAAAGAACTGAAAAACTTCTTTCACATTTGCCTGATTCTGCAACATATCTTGCTAAAAGATTTGAAGAGTCTTTAAGACTCATAACTCCTGGGATTTTATTTGAGGAGTTGGGAATTGAATACATTGGCCCAATTGATGGTCACGATTTAGAGGGATTAATTGAAACTTATAAAATTGCAAAAGATTTAAATAAGCCTGTTATTATTCATGCTCAAACATTAAAGGGTAAAGGTTATAAGATAGCTGAAGGATATTATGAGCATTGGCATGGTGTTGGCCCATTTGATATAAAAACAGGAAAGCCTTTAAAAAAGAGTAACAAGCCAAGTGCGACTCTACTTTTTAGTAATGCGTTGATGGATATCGCAAAAAAAGATGAAAAAGTTGTAGGTGTAACTGCAGCTATGCCTAGTGGAACAGGATTAAAACCGTTAATTGAAGAGTTTCCTGATAGATTTTGGGATGTAGGTATTGCTGAACAGCACGCTGTAACCTCTATGGGACCTTTAGCCAAGGAGGGCTTCAAACCATTTGTTGCCATTTACTCTACATTTTTACAAAGAGGATACGATCAAGTAATTCACGATATAGCTTTGATGAATGTTCCGGTTGTTTTTGCAATTGATAGAGCTGGTATAGTTGGTGAGGATGGCGAGACTCATCAGGGTGCGTTTGATATAAGCTATTTAAGAGCCATACCGAATATTACTCTGTTTGCTCCAAGAGATACAAAAAGTATGAAAAGAGCCGTGGAATTTGCATATAGTTTTAAAACTCCATGTGCGTTTAGATATCCAAGAGGCAGTTTTATACTAGATGCTATTTTTGAAGACACTCCTTTTGAACTTGGAAAATCTCAAATGCTAATAGAAGATGAAGGTGAAGTGCTGTTTATAGGATACGGCAATGGTGTAGGAAGAGCTTATGAGACAATTAAGCTACTTGATTTTAAAATCTCTTTGATAGATCTAAGATTTGTAAAGCCTTTGGATGAAGAAAAGCTTACTGAGTTAACTAGAAAATACAAAAAATGGTTTGTATTTAGCGATAGTGTAAAAATGGGTGGAGTTGCTAGCGCGATAAGTGAATTTTTATTTGAACATGGAATAAATGATGTAGATTTGACATCTTTTGAGTTTGAAGATAGATTTCTTCCTCATGGAAAAACAGAAGATGTAGAGAGATATCTTGGTATAAGGCCTGAGCAAATTGCAAATAAGATCAAAGAAGAGATACAAGGATAA
- the hisC gene encoding histidinol-phosphate transaminase codes for MRFNKELKNIKIYEAGKPIELVVREFGIDEKDIVKLASNENPYGTSPKVVEAVKLVVDKMSLYPDDSMFELKKGLSNKFKVKSENIIIGAGSDQILEFACRAVLNDNTKVLMNKITFAMYEIYALQQGAKVLKTRCYRHDLDEFYDIYKKASPDIVFICSPNNPTGDALGKEYIYTFLEKVKEPLVIVDGAYMEYAGYKDEKKRVEPKDLIDKFENVLYLGTFSKAYGLGGLRVGYGIANEEIIKNLYKLRPPFNITTLSLKAAVEALKDEDFVNDSVKRNFTQMERYVNFAIQRGFEYIDSYTNFITYIFPKEVSSKELSNRLLQRGIIVRDLTGYGMNALRITIGTKEQNDKFFEKFKEVLNGY; via the coding sequence ATGAGATTTAATAAAGAGTTGAAAAATATAAAAATATATGAGGCGGGAAAACCTATAGAGTTGGTCGTGAGAGAGTTTGGAATAGATGAAAAAGATATTGTTAAACTTGCTTCCAACGAAAATCCTTACGGTACTAGTCCAAAAGTTGTAGAAGCTGTTAAATTGGTTGTAGACAAGATGAGTCTATATCCGGATGATAGTATGTTTGAACTAAAAAAAGGGCTTTCAAATAAGTTTAAAGTTAAGAGTGAAAATATAATTATAGGTGCCGGAAGTGATCAGATTTTGGAATTTGCTTGCAGAGCTGTATTAAATGATAATACGAAAGTTTTGATGAATAAAATTACATTTGCTATGTACGAAATATATGCTTTACAGCAAGGGGCAAAGGTATTAAAAACCAGATGTTATAGACATGATTTGGATGAGTTTTATGATATTTATAAAAAAGCGAGTCCGGATATTGTTTTTATCTGTAGTCCCAATAATCCTACCGGTGATGCTTTAGGTAAAGAGTATATTTACACTTTTTTGGAGAAAGTAAAAGAGCCTTTGGTGATAGTAGATGGTGCTTATATGGAGTATGCAGGATATAAGGATGAAAAGAAGAGAGTCGAACCTAAAGATTTGATTGATAAATTTGAAAATGTTTTATATCTTGGAACTTTTTCTAAGGCGTACGGTCTTGGAGGTTTGAGAGTTGGATATGGGATCGCAAATGAAGAAATAATTAAAAATCTATATAAACTAAGACCGCCTTTTAATATTACTACGTTGAGTCTAAAAGCAGCAGTTGAAGCCTTAAAAGATGAAGATTTTGTAAATGATAGTGTTAAGAGAAACTTTACACAGATGGAGAGATATGTAAATTTTGCAATCCAAAGAGGATTTGAATATATAGATAGTTATACAAATTTTATAACTTATATTTTTCCAAAAGAGGTCTCATCAAAAGAGCTTTCAAACCGGCTTTTGCAAAGAGGGATCATTGTAAGAGATTTGACCGGATATGGAATGAATGCTCTTCGTATAACTATAGGAACGAAAGAACAAAACGACAAATTTTTTGAAAAGTTCAAAGAGGTTTTAAATGGATATTAA